The Deltaproteobacteria bacterium genome has a window encoding:
- the atpG gene encoding ATP synthase F1 subunit gamma — MPAFETLRKRIKTVSNTEKITKAMKMIAAVKLRKLQQQADNSRAYANNIEEIVREITAKIDTTLHPLMRKPTEINKTLIVLMSSDRGLCGGYNSNVNRLALQALKESKDNNTELEFITIGKNGRDMLRRSGAKINLDLSGSSGNPNYSEVRDISSVCINGFADGEYDEVSLIYNRFMSVLSQKPVEEILLPLSRIVVEQSEAEILDPKMLIYEPSLQEILMSLLPRMIESRIYHALLESAASEHAARMTAMDSATNNAKDMIQTLTLVMNKARQSTITKELMDIVNGAEAMR, encoded by the coding sequence ATGCCAGCTTTTGAAACACTTAGGAAAAGAATTAAAACGGTATCGAATACGGAGAAGATCACGAAAGCAATGAAGATGATCGCTGCTGTAAAACTTAGGAAACTCCAGCAGCAGGCTGATAATTCACGTGCTTATGCTAACAACATAGAAGAGATTGTAAGAGAAATTACTGCTAAAATCGACACAACCTTACATCCTCTTATGAGAAAGCCGACTGAGATAAACAAGACATTGATTGTACTTATGTCGTCAGACAGAGGGCTTTGCGGCGGTTATAACAGTAATGTAAACAGGCTTGCGCTGCAGGCACTCAAAGAGTCTAAAGATAATAATACGGAACTTGAATTCATAACAATCGGTAAAAACGGCAGAGATATGCTGCGCAGATCCGGCGCAAAAATAAATCTTGATCTCAGCGGATCATCGGGCAACCCTAATTACAGTGAAGTAAGGGACATTTCAAGTGTTTGTATAAATGGTTTTGCGGACGGTGAATATGATGAAGTATCGCTGATCTATAATAGATTTATGTCCGTGCTTTCACAAAAACCGGTAGAAGAGATATTATTACCGCTGAGCAGGATTGTAGTGGAGCAGAGTGAGGCAGAGATTTTGGATCCAAAAATGCTTATTTATGAGCCTTCTCTGCAGGAGATACTTATGAGTCTGCTTCCGAGAATGATCGAAAGCAGGATATATCATGCACTGCTTGAATCAGCGGCAAGTGAGCATGCAGCAAGGATGACAGCAATGGATTCGGCAACAAACAATGCAAAAGACATGATTCAAAC